The following coding sequences are from one Deltaproteobacteria bacterium window:
- a CDS encoding flagellar hook protein FlgE, with protein MALTSSLYSGVSGLVNMGNAMQVIGDNISNVNTTGFKGARATFQDIMAQSINTARGGSQVGRGSSMSDVAPLFIQGSFESTSSPTDLAIAGNGFFILSNPKMENSLYYSRAGQFSTDQYGYFVNPAGLRVQGWKMETQPDGSAEIVGAIGDIQISNSSPPVATNQATVAVNLDSRITGPVSPSDLSADWSANNGNLTPNVHYEYKTTFNVFDSLGNDHEVSVYFDRTTNEREWEFLVTMNPTDDRSSAAGTPNAGMLMRGYVKFTPQGQIESIHGTSGTPNTPLKRFNNGTWEDADFGDHNYPKMVAFFLPPTGTLDPTTGQDKSAQIMEFNLGAHATLDRSTTPPTITAWNPEAISTTQYANRSSTLFYDQNGFGPGFLESLNVDTEGIISGSYSNGRIIKLAQVALARFNSPIDLAKEGGNLWRETTASGAPITGPPRTNGLGSIAANALEQSTVDIGTEFVRMITIQRAFQANSRVITTTDEMLNELLTMKR; from the coding sequence ATGGCACTTACGAGTTCCCTTTATTCAGGCGTCAGCGGGCTTGTGAACATGGGAAACGCCATGCAGGTGATAGGTGATAACATCTCGAACGTGAACACCACGGGCTTCAAGGGGGCACGGGCGACCTTCCAGGACATCATGGCCCAGTCCATAAATACGGCCCGAGGAGGCTCACAGGTGGGTCGGGGTTCATCCATGTCCGATGTGGCACCGCTCTTCATTCAGGGATCCTTTGAGAGCACGTCCTCACCCACGGATCTCGCCATCGCGGGAAACGGTTTCTTCATCCTCTCGAACCCAAAAATGGAGAACAGCCTTTACTACTCCAGGGCTGGTCAGTTTTCCACCGACCAGTACGGCTATTTCGTGAACCCGGCCGGCCTCAGGGTCCAGGGCTGGAAGATGGAGACCCAGCCGGACGGTTCTGCCGAGATCGTGGGGGCCATCGGGGACATCCAGATCTCGAATTCCTCGCCTCCGGTGGCCACGAACCAGGCCACGGTCGCCGTGAACCTCGACAGCCGGATCACCGGGCCGGTGAGCCCGTCGGATCTTTCCGCGGACTGGTCTGCCAACAACGGAAACCTCACGCCGAACGTGCACTATGAGTACAAGACGACGTTCAACGTATTTGACAGTCTTGGAAACGACCACGAGGTGAGCGTCTATTTCGACCGGACAACGAACGAGCGGGAATGGGAGTTTCTCGTCACCATGAACCCGACGGATGACCGGAGCTCGGCAGCCGGGACCCCGAATGCGGGGATGCTCATGAGGGGCTATGTTAAATTCACGCCCCAGGGCCAGATCGAGAGCATCCATGGAACCAGCGGGACGCCGAATACACCGCTCAAGAGGTTCAACAACGGGACATGGGAGGACGCGGATTTTGGCGATCACAATTATCCCAAAATGGTGGCTTTCTTTCTTCCTCCCACAGGAACCCTCGATCCTACCACCGGCCAGGACAAATCGGCCCAGATCATGGAGTTCAACCTGGGGGCGCATGCCACTCTCGACCGATCCACCACGCCCCCCACCATCACGGCCTGGAACCCCGAGGCCATTTCAACGACACAGTACGCCAACCGTTCGAGCACGCTTTTCTATGACCAGAACGGCTTTGGTCCCGGATTTCTCGAGTCCCTGAACGTGGATACCGAGGGGATCATCTCGGGGAGCTACTCGAACGGCCGCATCATCAAGCTCGCACAGGTGGCGCTCGCTCGCTTTAACAGCCCGATCGATCTTGCGAAAGAGGGGGGTAACCTCTGGAGGGAGACCACGGCCTCGGGTGCACCTATCACTGGCCCGCCCCGGACGAACGGGCTCGGCTCCATTGCCGCCAACGCCCTCGAACAGTCGACGGTGGACATCGGAACCGAGTTCGTGCGCATGATCACGATCCAGCGGGCATTCCAGGCCAATTCCCGGGTCATTACCACCACGGACGAGATGCTGAACGAGCTTCTGACCATGAAGCGGTAA
- the secD gene encoding protein translocase subunit SecD, producing MPKGLRWRFGLMAVLVLFAIILSYPSLGRGVPEWFKSVFYGEGMKLGLDLQGGMHLILRVDVEQAVRNSLTLSTNDLKEGLVQKGVTPVLRPSDDPERVVFALPNRDAVPKVKELVSSEFPNLEITHVADEGRFPIIEIGVAEGEKRFIREHAVDQSLEIIRNRIDQFGVAEPVIVRQGKEEVVVQLPGVRDPERALKLIGQTAQLSFKLVDDESGVDVARLVREAVSSGRLPADPDVRSLNEALRGLIPKEDEVLFLREEDKATGAVKKTPILLKGRSLMTGDAVKTAHVMIGGQFNEPYVSLELTGRGAKLFEKITEDNVGRRLAIVLDDVVRSAPVIRERIAGGQAQISGSFTHEEASDLAIVLRAGALPAPVQIIQNVTVGPSLGRDSIHKGLVSGFIGATLVLVFMIVYYRLSGLIADVAMFLNILFLFAVLSLFHATLTLPGIAGIILTIGMGVDSNVLIFERMREEKALGKPVKAYIDSGYDKAFWSIVDAHVTTLITAFALFLFGTGPVKGFAVTLSTGIVINLFTAIFGTRIVYDWLYFKRSLRDISFLSVLQETHIDFMGLRKAAYVVSGILAALGLVAFLQILRGEANLGVDFSGGGMIQYKADRPFSLDKIRTALEGAGISGYTLQDVPGENILLVRVKQKGETVEGMETRVTEAISRAVPEASFVLESKTEIGSTVSKDLRNKALIAIAISLAGIICYLAFRFNLIFGVAAAVATFHDVLAVLGICYLMDIEITLLIVTALLTIAGYSLTDTVVVFDRIRETIRKATKLTFSEIINRSVNEMLARTVITSLTTLFVAVILCTTGGVVIRDFAFAVTMGVLVGTYSSVFVASPIVHALHKGAVPET from the coding sequence ATGCCCAAGGGCTTGCGCTGGAGGTTCGGCCTTATGGCCGTCCTCGTCCTTTTTGCCATCATCCTTTCCTATCCATCACTCGGAAGAGGAGTCCCCGAGTGGTTCAAGTCCGTTTTCTATGGGGAAGGGATGAAGCTCGGTCTCGATCTTCAGGGGGGGATGCACCTCATCCTCCGCGTGGACGTGGAGCAGGCCGTCAGGAATTCCCTGACCCTTTCCACCAATGACCTCAAGGAGGGCCTGGTCCAGAAAGGGGTTACGCCCGTCCTTCGTCCGTCGGATGACCCGGAGCGGGTGGTCTTCGCGCTCCCCAACCGGGATGCGGTCCCCAAGGTCAAGGAGCTCGTCTCCTCCGAGTTTCCCAATCTCGAAATAACGCATGTGGCCGATGAAGGGCGTTTCCCCATCATCGAGATCGGTGTGGCCGAGGGGGAAAAGAGATTCATCCGAGAGCACGCGGTGGATCAGTCCCTCGAGATCATACGAAATCGCATCGACCAGTTCGGGGTAGCGGAACCGGTGATCGTCCGGCAGGGCAAGGAGGAGGTCGTCGTCCAGCTCCCGGGGGTCAGGGACCCGGAAAGGGCGCTCAAGCTCATCGGTCAGACCGCCCAGCTCTCCTTCAAGCTCGTGGATGACGAGTCCGGGGTGGATGTGGCGCGCCTGGTCCGTGAGGCCGTTTCATCCGGTAGGCTCCCGGCAGATCCGGATGTAAGGAGTCTGAACGAGGCCCTTCGTGGGCTCATCCCCAAGGAAGACGAGGTCCTTTTCCTTCGGGAAGAGGACAAGGCAACAGGTGCGGTGAAAAAGACCCCGATCCTCCTCAAAGGCCGTTCCCTCATGACAGGGGACGCAGTAAAGACGGCCCATGTCATGATCGGCGGCCAGTTCAACGAGCCCTATGTCTCCCTCGAGCTGACCGGGCGGGGGGCAAAGCTCTTCGAGAAGATCACGGAAGATAACGTTGGAAGGCGTCTTGCCATTGTCCTCGACGACGTGGTCCGCTCCGCACCGGTGATCCGCGAGAGGATCGCAGGAGGCCAGGCCCAGATCTCCGGGTCCTTCACCCACGAGGAGGCCTCGGATCTGGCCATAGTCCTCCGGGCAGGGGCCCTTCCCGCTCCGGTCCAGATCATCCAGAACGTGACGGTCGGCCCTTCACTCGGCCGGGATTCCATCCACAAGGGCCTCGTTTCCGGTTTTATAGGGGCTACCCTGGTCCTTGTCTTCATGATTGTCTATTACCGGCTTTCCGGTCTCATCGCCGATGTGGCCATGTTCCTGAACATCCTTTTTCTCTTTGCAGTCTTGTCCCTGTTCCACGCGACCCTCACCCTCCCGGGGATCGCCGGCATCATACTCACCATCGGAATGGGGGTGGACTCGAACGTTCTCATCTTCGAGCGCATGCGGGAGGAAAAGGCCCTGGGCAAACCCGTCAAGGCCTATATCGACAGTGGCTATGACAAGGCCTTCTGGTCTATTGTGGACGCCCATGTGACCACCCTCATCACGGCCTTTGCCCTTTTCCTCTTTGGCACAGGGCCGGTCAAGGGTTTTGCCGTGACCCTTTCGACAGGTATAGTCATCAATCTCTTCACGGCCATCTTCGGGACCCGGATCGTCTATGACTGGCTCTATTTCAAACGATCCCTTCGGGACATCTCCTTTCTTAGCGTCCTCCAGGAGACGCACATCGATTTCATGGGCCTTCGAAAGGCCGCGTATGTCGTCTCGGGGATCCTTGCTGCGCTTGGCCTTGTGGCCTTCCTCCAGATCCTTCGGGGCGAGGCCAACCTGGGGGTGGATTTTTCCGGAGGAGGCATGATCCAGTACAAGGCGGACAGGCCCTTTTCCCTTGACAAGATCCGGACGGCCTTGGAAGGGGCAGGCATCTCAGGCTATACCCTTCAGGACGTGCCTGGGGAGAACATCCTCCTCGTCCGCGTGAAGCAGAAGGGCGAGACGGTAGAAGGAATGGAGACACGGGTCACGGAGGCCATCTCAAGGGCCGTTCCCGAGGCCTCGTTCGTCCTCGAGAGCAAGACCGAGATCGGATCCACCGTGAGCAAGGACCTCCGAAACAAGGCCCTTATAGCCATTGCCATCTCTCTTGCCGGCATTATCTGTTACCTCGCCTTCCGCTTCAATCTGATCTTTGGCGTAGCCGCGGCTGTGGCCACATTTCATGACGTGCTTGCCGTGCTCGGTATCTGTTATCTCATGGACATCGAGATCACGCTTCTCATCGTGACGGCGCTTCTCACCATCGCGGGCTATTCCCTCACGGACACGGTAGTGGTCTTCGACCGTATTCGGGAGACCATCAGAAAGGCCACCAAGCTCACCTTTAGCGAAATAATCAACCGTAGCGTCAACGAGATGCTTGCCCGGACCGTGATCACCTCCCTAACGACCCTTTTCGTCGCAGTCATCCTTTGCACTACGGGCGGGGTGGTCATCCGGGATTTCGCCTTTGCCGTGACCATGGGGGTGCTCGTGGGTACGTATTCATCGGTCTTTGTGGCAAGTCCCATCGTCCACGCCCTGCACAAGGGTGCGGTACCAGAGACCTGA
- the murA gene encoding UDP-N-acetylglucosamine 1-carboxyvinyltransferase, whose protein sequence is MEQLVIEGRRQLSGKVRISGSKNAALPCLAATLLAGGNFRLSNVPVLRDVKTFLQLLEGLGTTVSWEGGTVSLDSSKLSGLDAPYELVRTMRASVLVLGPLLARCGRARVSLPGGCAIGARPIDIHLKGLELMGARIELKEGYVEARARRLEGALISCDIPTVTGTENLMMAAALAKGRTTIKNAAREPEVVALGQMLIDMGARIQGLGTATLEIDGVKELSSVSLEVIPDRIEAGTYIMAAGAAGGEVVLEGAAPGHLQAVIAKLREAGLSIDEDGNRIRVRRRGQLRSVDVKTSPYPGFPTDLQAQFMVLMVLAKGLSVITETIFENRFMHVAELARMGADIVVEGRSAIVRGGAELTGAPVMATDLRASASLVLAGLAARGTTIIKRVYHLDRGYECMEKKLSALGARIRRERSPTPY, encoded by the coding sequence ATGGAACAGCTCGTCATAGAGGGAAGACGCCAGCTCTCGGGGAAGGTCAGGATCAGCGGGTCCAAGAACGCCGCCCTTCCTTGTCTGGCAGCTACCCTGCTTGCCGGAGGGAACTTTAGACTTTCGAACGTGCCGGTTCTCAGGGACGTGAAGACCTTCCTTCAGCTCCTCGAGGGGTTAGGGACGACTGTCTCATGGGAAGGCGGGACCGTTTCTCTTGACTCCAGCAAGCTCTCTGGGCTCGACGCCCCGTATGAGCTCGTTCGCACCATGAGGGCCTCAGTCCTCGTACTTGGCCCGCTTCTAGCCAGGTGCGGGAGGGCCCGGGTGTCTCTTCCTGGTGGGTGCGCCATCGGGGCCAGACCCATCGACATCCATCTCAAGGGCCTCGAACTCATGGGGGCCCGCATCGAACTCAAAGAGGGTTACGTGGAGGCCAGGGCGCGGCGACTTGAAGGCGCCCTCATCTCCTGCGACATCCCAACGGTGACCGGGACTGAGAACCTCATGATGGCAGCGGCCCTTGCCAAGGGCAGGACGACCATCAAGAATGCGGCCCGGGAGCCCGAGGTCGTTGCCCTCGGGCAGATGCTCATTGACATGGGTGCACGGATTCAGGGGCTTGGAACAGCGACCCTTGAGATCGATGGTGTGAAGGAACTCTCGTCTGTTTCGCTGGAGGTCATTCCGGACCGGATAGAGGCCGGCACATACATCATGGCTGCAGGGGCTGCAGGCGGCGAGGTCGTACTCGAGGGTGCAGCGCCGGGCCACCTGCAGGCGGTCATCGCCAAGCTCCGAGAGGCGGGGCTTTCCATCGACGAGGACGGAAACAGGATCCGGGTGCGCAGACGCGGGCAGCTCCGAAGCGTGGACGTGAAGACCTCGCCCTATCCGGGGTTTCCCACGGACCTCCAGGCCCAGTTCATGGTGCTCATGGTTCTTGCCAAGGGCCTCAGCGTCATAACGGAGACCATCTTCGAAAACCGTTTCATGCATGTCGCCGAACTCGCGCGCATGGGGGCGGACATCGTGGTCGAGGGCCGAAGCGCCATCGTTCGCGGCGGGGCAGAGCTGACAGGCGCCCCTGTCATGGCTACGGATCTTCGGGCAAGCGCCTCTCTTGTGCTTGCTGGGCTCGCGGCCCGGGGCACGACGATCATAAAACGCGTCTATCACCTGGATCGAGGCTACGAATGCATGGAGAAAAAGCTATCCGCCCTTGGGGCCCGCATTAGAAGGGAGCGTTCTCCAACCCCTTATTGA
- the moaA gene encoding GTP 3',8-cyclase MoaA, translating to MDLLDPYGRTISYLRLSVTDRCNLRCIYCRQHGDFSYIPHAEILRYEEILLICEALSRLGVSKIRLTGGEPLVRKDLVYLAGRLASMDGIEEICITTNGLLLEGYAASLLEAGVTHVNISLDTLRPERFAAITGRDAFALAWRGIEKALEVGFPSIKLNAVVMRGINEDEVVDLARLSVSFPMEVRFIEFMPIGACSTWEQHRVVTCEEIKMLVEEEFGPLKPCPSSRNSGPAQISSISGAPGNLGFISPLSRHFCATCNRIRITPDGRLRLCLFSDEELDVKGVIRGMEGKDPEESVLRLVAFFQDAIQKKPAGHTVCLGEAGSLAAGGRCVRGMSRIGG from the coding sequence ATGGATCTCTTAGACCCCTACGGACGAACGATTTCCTATCTACGGCTTTCGGTCACCGACAGATGCAACCTGCGCTGCATTTATTGCAGGCAGCATGGGGATTTCTCCTATATTCCCCACGCTGAGATCCTTCGCTACGAAGAGATCCTCCTTATCTGCGAGGCCCTTTCCCGTCTTGGCGTCAGCAAGATCCGCCTCACCGGAGGGGAGCCCCTTGTGCGTAAAGACCTCGTGTATCTTGCAGGAAGGCTCGCCAGCATGGACGGGATCGAGGAGATCTGCATCACAACTAACGGGCTCCTCCTCGAAGGGTATGCGGCCTCCCTTTTGGAGGCTGGAGTAACCCATGTAAATATCAGCCTTGATACCCTCAGGCCCGAGCGATTCGCCGCCATCACCGGACGGGATGCCTTTGCCTTGGCATGGCGAGGGATCGAAAAGGCCCTTGAGGTCGGATTTCCCAGCATCAAACTGAACGCAGTGGTCATGCGGGGAATAAACGAGGACGAGGTCGTGGATCTTGCCAGACTCTCTGTCTCCTTTCCGATGGAGGTCAGGTTCATAGAGTTCATGCCCATTGGCGCCTGCTCGACCTGGGAACAGCACCGGGTCGTGACGTGCGAGGAGATCAAGATGCTCGTGGAAGAGGAGTTCGGCCCCCTCAAACCGTGTCCTTCATCGAGGAATTCAGGACCGGCGCAGATCTCATCCATCTCGGGCGCGCCCGGAAACCTCGGATTCATAAGCCCACTTAGCCGACATTTCTGCGCGACCTGCAACCGTATCCGCATCACACCGGACGGCAGGCTTCGTCTGTGTCTTTTCTCCGATGAGGAGCTGGATGTAAAGGGGGTGATACGGGGCATGGAGGGCAAGGATCCGGAGGAGTCCGTCCTTCGTCTCGTGGCCTTTTTTCAGGACGCCATCCAAAAAAAACCCGCCGGACACACGGTCTGTCTTGGCGAGGCGGGAAGTCTTGCAGCCGGAGGGAGATGCGTGCGCGGCATGTCCCGTATCGGAGGCTGA
- the fabD gene encoding ACP S-malonyltransferase, which produces MKKRIAFVFPGQGSQYVGMGKALAEGVGAAAEVFSRAEEVSGIPVRRLCLEGPMEELTKTRNLQVCLAAVEIAVLFAAREAGLEAVAVAGHSLGECTALFAAGVLDLADTFGLVAERGRLMDEAASKNPGAMAAIIGLSRQEIEDLMEPISKKGILALANYNSPEQIVATGEKALVEELCQAVKEKGKKGIILKVSGAYHSPMMEGPAREFARILDQVDFRPAKVPIYSNVSAMAETDPERIRSLLARQMVSPVRWSEIVTGMRRDGVEAFVELGPKSVLANLVKKCLPEGDVQVFAVEDPKGIRECRPVLF; this is translated from the coding sequence ATGAAAAAGAGGATAGCTTTTGTCTTTCCTGGGCAGGGGTCCCAGTACGTGGGCATGGGTAAGGCCCTGGCAGAGGGGGTTGGGGCGGCCGCGGAGGTCTTTTCCCGCGCAGAGGAGGTATCCGGCATCCCGGTTCGTAGGCTTTGCCTTGAGGGGCCCATGGAAGAGCTCACCAAGACGCGGAATCTCCAGGTCTGTCTCGCCGCCGTGGAGATCGCCGTGCTTTTCGCCGCTCGGGAGGCGGGCCTTGAGGCAGTTGCGGTCGCTGGCCACAGCCTCGGCGAATGCACGGCCCTTTTTGCAGCAGGGGTCCTTGATCTGGCAGATACGTTTGGCCTTGTGGCAGAGCGCGGGCGTCTCATGGACGAGGCCGCCAGCAAGAACCCCGGTGCCATGGCCGCTATCATCGGGCTGTCGCGCCAGGAGATCGAGGACCTCATGGAGCCCATTTCGAAAAAGGGGATCCTTGCCCTTGCGAACTACAACTCGCCTGAGCAGATCGTTGCGACCGGGGAAAAGGCCCTGGTAGAGGAGCTCTGCCAGGCCGTCAAAGAAAAGGGGAAAAAGGGGATAATTCTCAAGGTCTCCGGGGCCTACCACAGCCCAATGATGGAAGGACCCGCCCGGGAATTTGCGAGGATTCTGGATCAAGTGGATTTCCGGCCTGCAAAGGTCCCCATTTACAGCAACGTGAGTGCCATGGCCGAGACCGATCCAGAAAGGATCAGATCCCTTCTCGCCCGTCAAATGGTCTCTCCGGTCCGCTGGTCAGAGATCGTGACCGGAATGAGGAGGGACGGGGTGGAGGCCTTTGTCGAGCTCGGCCCCAAGAGCGTCCTTGCAAACCTGGTGAAGAAGTGTCTCCCCGAGGGGGATGTCCAGGTCTTTGCCGTCGAGGATCCCAAGGGGATCAGGGAGTGCCGCCCTGTTCTTTTTTGA
- the gspD gene encoding type II secretion system secretin GspD, producing the protein MIRHHTHGHAFGLIFILALFLLGAILPANAQEEAAPPPQEQAAPQTPSPAVKSPFEGASLGEKRKIDISLDSMDIYPVLDLVLARILQYNYVVDPAIKGTISLHIQGDYTKEGLLNVFNSVLQIHGIAVTKGGDDLYKVVRKPDSAKVGTDIARRADVLPHGGDIIRVFQLRYVSSATLVANLRQILSQGALVLSEPAMNAVIVSDTAENIKKAEKIIALMDTDLFRGLEWRIFTLQNVSVEDIGADVQKIFQGKGLAGRTGLDAGGFEVMPLKTLNAILIVTRWPELLDLAATWIAELDQVRPGKGSEIQVYYVQNGKAAEIADLLQQIYGLSRTAKRSKDSKNKKQVLVQGERKPTEEKVQPISEAGAGTGELVGEVDIIPDEVNNALLIRARPRDYASILEVIKKIDILPRQVLIEMLIVDVTLKKDIEYGVEWFIKNHGIKLDGKSYSANVTLDNGITTSVDTPLGKGIPGFAYSLFDSAGGLRSLIRLLASKTDVNILSAPNILAVDNQESSIEVGTEIPTLSGTTITEGGTTTQSIQYRNAGVILKVTPYVNNNGLVRMEITQESSSIADIDTKGITSPAFLTRKATTYLVAQDGQTIVIGGLMQTQRTKTKTGIPILKDIPVLGHAFGSTGFKNEKTELIFIITPHVVQSKEQADALTREFTERVESLKDIISKRPTPSEEESAPILTPLPEETRP; encoded by the coding sequence ATGATCCGCCATCATACGCACGGACACGCCTTTGGGCTTATCTTCATCTTGGCCTTGTTTCTTCTTGGGGCCATCCTTCCAGCAAATGCCCAGGAAGAGGCCGCCCCTCCCCCTCAGGAACAGGCCGCCCCGCAGACGCCCAGCCCAGCGGTGAAGTCCCCCTTCGAGGGGGCATCCCTAGGGGAAAAACGCAAGATCGACATCTCCCTCGACTCCATGGACATCTATCCCGTCCTCGATCTCGTCCTCGCCCGGATCCTCCAGTACAATTATGTCGTGGACCCGGCCATCAAAGGGACCATCTCCCTACACATCCAGGGTGATTACACCAAGGAAGGGCTCCTCAATGTCTTCAACTCGGTCCTCCAGATCCACGGAATCGCGGTGACCAAGGGAGGAGACGACCTCTACAAGGTGGTCAGAAAGCCGGACAGCGCCAAGGTGGGAACTGATATCGCAAGGCGGGCCGACGTCCTTCCCCACGGGGGTGATATCATCCGCGTCTTCCAGCTCCGGTATGTCTCCTCGGCGACACTGGTGGCCAACCTCCGCCAGATCCTCTCCCAGGGGGCGCTCGTCCTCTCCGAACCTGCCATGAACGCGGTCATCGTCTCTGATACGGCGGAAAACATAAAAAAGGCCGAAAAGATCATCGCCCTCATGGATACAGACCTCTTTCGCGGGCTGGAATGGCGGATCTTCACCCTGCAAAACGTCTCTGTCGAAGACATCGGGGCCGATGTCCAGAAGATCTTCCAGGGCAAGGGGCTTGCCGGACGGACCGGGCTCGACGCTGGTGGCTTCGAGGTCATGCCCTTAAAGACCCTCAACGCCATCCTCATCGTGACCCGCTGGCCCGAACTCCTGGATCTCGCTGCCACCTGGATCGCCGAACTCGATCAGGTCAGGCCGGGAAAGGGCTCTGAGATCCAGGTTTACTACGTGCAAAACGGCAAGGCCGCGGAGATAGCCGATCTCCTGCAGCAGATCTACGGACTCAGCCGCACAGCAAAAAGGAGCAAAGACAGCAAAAACAAGAAACAGGTCCTCGTGCAGGGCGAACGCAAGCCCACCGAGGAGAAGGTCCAGCCCATCTCTGAGGCCGGGGCCGGGACCGGAGAGCTGGTCGGGGAGGTGGATATCATCCCGGACGAGGTGAACAACGCCCTTCTCATTCGGGCCCGCCCCAGGGATTACGCCAGCATCCTCGAGGTCATCAAGAAGATCGACATCCTTCCCCGTCAGGTCCTCATCGAGATGCTCATCGTGGACGTCACCCTCAAAAAGGATATCGAATACGGGGTGGAATGGTTTATCAAAAACCATGGGATCAAGCTCGACGGAAAGAGCTATTCGGCAAACGTCACACTCGACAACGGAATCACCACATCGGTGGACACCCCCCTTGGTAAGGGAATCCCCGGATTCGCCTACAGCCTTTTTGACAGCGCAGGGGGGCTTCGTTCCCTCATCCGGCTCCTGGCGTCTAAGACCGACGTCAACATCCTCTCTGCCCCAAATATCCTTGCCGTGGACAACCAGGAATCGAGCATCGAGGTGGGAACGGAGATACCGACACTTTCCGGAACGACCATCACAGAAGGCGGTACCACCACCCAGTCCATCCAGTACAGAAACGCCGGGGTCATCCTCAAGGTCACGCCCTACGTCAACAACAACGGCCTCGTCCGCATGGAGATTACCCAGGAGTCGAGTTCCATCGCCGATATTGACACCAAGGGCATCACCTCTCCGGCCTTCCTGACAAGAAAGGCAACCACGTACCTCGTCGCCCAGGACGGCCAGACCATCGTGATCGGCGGTCTCATGCAGACCCAGCGTACCAAGACCAAAACCGGCATCCCGATCCTGAAGGACATCCCCGTCCTCGGCCATGCCTTCGGTAGCACCGGGTTCAAGAACGAGAAGACCGAACTCATTTTTATCATCACCCCCCATGTCGTACAGTCCAAGGAGCAGGCGGACGCCCTCACGCGGGAGTTCACCGAACGCGTGGAGTCCCTTAAGGACATCATCTCCAAGAGACCCACTCCCTCTGAAGAGGAATCAGCGCCCATCCTCACCCCCCTACCGGAGGAAACCCGTCCGTGA
- a CDS encoding type II secretion system protein M — protein sequence MPIQRQKALGTDMARPSTQSPIIRYGLVVIAAILWYALAWDPISSRLAELSDAIDKAERSSRKLAIRIADLQDVDQEMRRATQQYEETKRAFLPGATPQAVGTALQDITLKKASEAGLEIITYRTGTGKDWRSYPIGNVTLTAKTSTRGLVSFLRKLEQEKGVFRIDSLNITKMTGRDPHLRVTITIEAISLEGARNG from the coding sequence ATGCCCATCCAGCGGCAAAAGGCCCTGGGAACTGACATGGCCCGCCCATCCACCCAAAGCCCCATCATTCGCTATGGACTTGTCGTCATCGCAGCCATCCTTTGGTATGCCCTTGCCTGGGATCCTATCTCAAGCCGCCTCGCTGAGCTCTCAGATGCCATCGACAAGGCGGAACGGTCCTCCAGGAAGCTCGCCATCCGCATAGCAGACCTCCAGGACGTGGATCAGGAGATGCGCCGGGCCACTCAGCAATACGAAGAAACGAAAAGGGCCTTTCTTCCCGGAGCCACGCCCCAGGCCGTTGGGACGGCGCTCCAGGACATCACCCTCAAGAAGGCATCCGAAGCAGGCCTCGAGATCATCACCTATCGGACGGGCACCGGAAAGGACTGGCGTTCTTACCCTATCGGCAACGTCACCCTCACTGCCAAGACCTCGACCCGGGGACTCGTCTCTTTCCTCCGAAAACTCGAGCAGGAAAAGGGGGTCTTTCGCATCGACTCCCTCAATATCACGAAGATGACGGGACGAGACCCCCATCTTCGCGTTACCATAACCATAGAGGCGATCTCTCTTGAAGGAGCACGGAACGGATGA